In Miscanthus floridulus cultivar M001 chromosome 8, ASM1932011v1, whole genome shotgun sequence, the sequence attatgaaaatacatttcgtaatagtatttatttaatatcataaGTATTGATAatattttatctataattagtcaaatttaaaatataaaatgTGATACCGTGCTAAAATTGCATTTTTCATGGACGGAGAGAATATCGTTGCTCTCAAAAGCACGTAATTAGTGCACTGTACCGTGCCGTACCCTTCTTATGGAGACCTAGCTAGCTGGTGGCATGTGCATTGCCTCAGTTATCTTTGCCGACATTTTCTTCGTCGTTTTCTTTCCTATATAGGTTTCTTTGCACTATGATTTTTATCGGTTTTACATGCTTTTATTTACCGTGGGCTTATTTGAATACCAAATACCCTGATCTAGAGACGGTTGGCCAAGCATCATGATCCAGTCCTAGACGTTCAGATTTTGAACGCTGCTACCATTAAAAAAACGAGTAATAAAAGGATACGGAGTACACGGTAATTGACCTTAGCTTGTGGATGGGTGTGGTATGTTAGGTTTGCTCCCAAAAACTAACCCCGTGTGGAAAACGGAAAATCCATTTAAATAGCCTGCCCCGTGCGTGATCGAACCGCAGGTTGAAAAAGATATACAAATATATACTCCACCCgtttagaaaaaaaaagtaaTTCTAGTTTTGAACCTTACCTAGGTTAGAATTGTGTTGCGTTTTTTTTATGAACCGATGGTGTATATATAAATCTATATATAGAGAGAGGGAAGGGGCATAAAAAAAATCTGGCACGTCCACCACGTGCTTTTCTGCTCTCGGCGCGCTTCCATAAATACCCCCGTCTCCCTTCTATTCTGCCGTTCGTTCCCCTCTCCCTCCTCCTCATCGATTATTTCacaccagcaccagcagcagcaatCGCACTAGTCTCCCCCGTTAATCCCTTCCAAATCCACGATATTCAAGAATCTTCTCTTCCCCTCTCGCTATATCTCTCCTCCCATTGCGCTGCACTGCTCCCACACGCTCGGATTCCTGCTCGCcttctccgcctccgcctccgcctccgcctccgcctcggaTTCCATCGCCGCCCCCTTTTCCTTCCTTCTTCCCCGCCCGCCCAGGACTCCCCTTCGCGCTTCTTAGGCAGCTCGTCCTTCGCGCTTCTTAGCCAGCCAGCCGTGGGCGAGAGAGAGGGAAGGGATCGCCCGTGCCTTGCGCTCGCTCGGGACTCGGGATCGCGCGGCGCCACCGTACCCCGCCCGGACATGTGCGTGGAGGGGCTGGACGACGCAGCAGGGAGGCTCGGCATCGGAGACCAGGAGATCGACAGGCGCGCCGGTGCCGCGGTGCGTATACACCCCCCCGTGAATTGCCGTTGATTCTTTatttcgctcgctcgctcgccggATGAATTTTCGTGCTTTTTCCTCTCGCTGGCGACCCTCCCTCCCGCGGTTCCGTCGGCCGCCCAACCGCGGGGGTCGGTCGGTCGCGGAGACGGAACCGATTTTTCTCCAGTGGTGGTTGGTTGCTTCCGGGTCACCCTTTTCCTGTCGAAATACAAATGCTTCCTGTctgtaaatatatattttttggtaAAGTATAGGTAGGACTCGGATAGGTTAGTTATTATTTATTGGAGCGCCAGTAGAATTAAACAACTCCCGTGTTTCTAGCTATAATATAGTTCTTTTTCTCCCTCACACACTAGTATAGTAGGTGTGAAAAGGGGAGATGCTCTGAATCGTTCAACGGGGACAAGTTTGTAGCACAAAATTCAGGTTGCGTGGGAGAAAAATCTAAGTCTTTGGGGTTGTACTACTAGCTTGTGGGACAATTGTTTGTTTCTGCATTGCCCTGTTGCTTTGTACTTTTGATTCTGTGACGAATTTGTGGTACTTATGATCAGCCTGATCGCTCGTTAGAGGGTTTACCGGCCGGTCTGTTTTCCTCTCGAGTCAAACCAGCACTGGTCGGATTCAGCCCAGAAACCCAGCGGGCTGAATATGTGCATGTGATGTACTAGTCTGCCAAGTCTTTTCATTTCGACCAAGCAGTACTCAGGTACTGCAAAGTTCACAGGTGCTACTCGCCTACTCCTGTGTCCTTCATTTACTTCAGATCAAAGTCAAATGTCGAAAAATAGTGAGCCGTGATGCTACTAATACTAAGCCTTAGTGATGCTACTAACACTAAGCCTTAGAGGACGGCATACTGTTTGATATACAGATATAGTTGTAAGTTGCTGATAATCCGCCATTCTTAAGCATGTACGAGTAGATGGCAAAGTTCAGTTGGTACTTTACTTGTTCCTCAATGGAGGCCAAGAAAAAAAAGGGTCAAAGACTCAAAGGTTTGTCCATTCTCTTGATGATTGGGCACTCTGTGGACAACTCTTAGTGATCCATGTTCTTTATAGCACTCTATCTATAGCTCTCAGGTATACATAATGTGATCTGATAGCCCGTGGTGCCCTTTAGACCTTAATGGGGTAGCTTTGTTCCTTTACCTGTTTGCGATGTTGCAAACAGGAAGTGGATTATGGAGTGGCACGCAAGAATGTACACCTGTAGGCTTTACAGGGCTCTGCTAATTAGCTCAACTGTGACGAACAACCGGAGTTTCTGATGTCCTATCATATCGCCACAGCTGTTTGCTCCTTTGCCAAGTCTATATGATGTTATAACCATTTTGGCTGGAAGACAAGGTGACACGTAGTACGCCTGTGCATTCTTGGGTGTTTTGTTTACTATTGCTCTCTCTAGAAATGGTTACCGGTAGTCTTTCCTATCCAATAGTGATTTGCCTTCTGTCACTAACTTTACCAAATTGGACTTCTGGTTTTATGTCGCTATCAACCAGCTGTATTGCTACTTAAGTACTGAGCTTTCTCTGTGGTGGTAACAAGTATATCTAGGGAATTCCGGTTCTTGGCAGGGTGGGAGTGCGGGAGTAGAATTTATTCATTGTCTTGGACTTAGCCTGTTCGTTTTCATGGTTTCTCAATTGAATCTTATATAGTGCTTATGTGTTGGTTGAGTTGTTTGTCTTTTTCACTGGCCTCTAATCCTCTTTGGATAATGCGCAGATGGAGAGAGTTTGTGAGAACACGGTGTCTGTTGAGTTCAAGCAGACTAAGCTGAACAACTTTGTCCCGTTCATCCGGTCAGGGCAGTGGTCTGATATTGGAAGTCGCGATTACATGGAAGATGCACATGTGTGCATCTCTGATCTGGCAAAGAATTTTGGCTATAACTCGGTGGATGATGAAGTAATTTCCTTCTATGGGGTAATTACCTGTTCACTCTTAAATATCCAATTCCTTCTTCAACAAGGAAATCATATGGCTTTTGTTCTTCTGAAGCGATTTACCTTCATTGTAAATTTTAATGCACTCATAGAAATTTAGTACCTTTTCAAAAATTAGGAGTCTGTGTGTGTTAACCTCTTTTAGCAGTACCAGTTAGAGGGTTGCTTCTCCGTAGTTTTGTACTTGCAGGAATATGAAATGTCCTATGTTTCTGTTCTCTCACAGGCTTTGATTCCTATTCACAGGTGTTTGATGGCCATAATGGCAAAGATGCTGCCCATTATGTCCGTGATAACTTGCCACGGGTCATCGTGGAAGATGCTGATTTTCCTCTTGAGCTTGAAAAGGTTGTCAAGAGGTCATTTGTGCAAACTGATAGTAAGTTTGCAGAGAAATTCTCTCATCACAAGGGACTTTCTTCTGGAACGACAGCACTTACAGCAATGATTTTTGGAAGGTATTGCTTCACATCCAAATGTAACTCACGTTTGTGGTTTATCTACTTATTGTGCTGTTTAATTACATGATGGGAAGCTGCAAAATCCGATCAGAAATTTAGAGCATTAGTTCACCCTAGGTTTCTGCCTGTTTCTGGGCATGGATTTTTTGGGATTAAGTCTTCCATTAGAAGGTACTTGAAGGGCATCAGAGTTTTTCTTCAATGGTTGAACCATCGGTCATTATATTCTGAGTTTAGGACCCTCAATTTCATTTAGGTTGAGTGCAAAAAGTTATTTAGCTTAAACGACACAATTGTTAGTTATTTCAAGTCATTGCTGGTGCTAACTGTTAGCTTCTCTTGTACAGATCCCTTCTGGTGGCCAATGCCGGTGACTGCAGAGCGGTGCTCTCACGGCGTGGCACTGCCATTGAAATGTCCAAGGACCACAGGCCTTGCTGCATCAACGAAAGAAAGCGTGTGGAGTCACTTGGTGGCTATGTTGATGACGGTTATCTAAACGGTCAGCTGGCTGTCACCAGAGCACTTGGTGACTGGCACCTCGAGGGCATGAAAGAGATGGGCGAGCCAGGAGGGCCCTTGAGTGCCGAACCAGAGCTCAAGATGGTCACACTGACAAAGGACGACGAGTTCTTGATAATCGGCAGCGACGGCATCTGGGACTTCTTCTCGAGCCAGAACGCCGTGGACTTCGCGCGGCGGAGGCTCCAAGACCACAACGACCTGAGGCTGTGCTGCAGGGAGATTGTCGACGAGGCGATACGGCGGGGCGCCAGGGACAACCTGACGGCGGTGATGGTCTCGTTCCACCAGGACGCCCCTCCCCAGAGCAGATGGAACAGGACTAGGGAAGGCAGGGTCGCACGGAGCATATCTGCCGAAGGGCTTCACAGCCTCAGAGTGCTCCTGGAAGGCCAGTGACGGCACGGCGGCACCATTGCTGCCGTTCATTCCTGATGTTGTGCTACGTTGCCGAGTGTTAACTGTAAGTAGCGATTTCCGGTATCTTGGAGCTGTTCTTCTTCCACTGTCAGTCGACATGCCAGGGTGGATGGGTGACTATTCTTGTCCTTCCGAGAATAAACCAACGAGCCTGAGATCTCACTAGCTGATTGTGAGACGCTGTAAATAATATGAATGTTGGAGCTAGTTTATTAAGGACGAGTTAGCAGTGTGCATCCAGGGGGCTTTTGTGGCTCAGTATGTGATGTTTCCCCCCCTGATTTTCTGTAAATAAAACGATGATGGGAGTTATCGATGTAATCGAACTAGTGTTCTATTATGTGTGCTCCCCATGGATTCAGAACTACAGATCCATGTTCAGATATACTCATACATACTATTCGGTTCATGTTTTTACTGTTTTTATTTACACAAGTATTTACAGGTGATGTTATTATAGTAGTATGACAGACGGATGCTCGCGAACTGCTGAAAATAAGTTCGAAACAGTCGGGGCAGCAGCATCCAGTGCTCAAGAATTTGGACACGGTGAACCTACCCATACAGGATCAACAACTAAACCAAGCGAACAGAACAAGATCTGACAGGGGAACCCGGACAAGATCTGATTGATTTCACATCGTACCATCCGATCTGCCATAGCATGATAGCCAGCCGGCGAAATCAAATCGGGTACGAAGAGTACTTGTCATGAGACTGTTGGAGAACGACTTGGGCTCGGATCTGACAGACCACCGGTGCCCCGCCTGATTGCCTCCCTCCCTGTACCGGCGCGTGCGTGACTTGCATCGCATGGTCAACCGAGATCATCTGCCCGTGCGCCCACGTCTTTTGATGCCTGCTTTGCAGCTAATCTTGAATAGATCTACCCTCCTAACCTAGCATTTGCTCCTAATGGTGACATGGTGTCATGGTTGCATTCATGACCCAGGTCAATGCATGCAGTctcccttctttttttttttgacaacaggaCAGCACTCCTTTGTCTGACTCCCGAGACATTTGCTTGCCACGCACACATTCAGAAACATCTGAAAGGCTCCATCCAGACGAGCCACAGCCCAGCTTAGCAGGCCCTGTTCTAGCTCTATCTCGTCTCTCCCCGAGGCAAGGAACACGCGAACAAATACGCAGCCTCTGCTGCGCGACATGCGGGCAACTTTCCAGGGGCAATGATGCACGCGGCGCCAGGGACCAAACACAAAACCTGACGACGGCCGGTGGAGGGGTTTGTCTTAATTTGTCTCAGTGCTTGCGGGCTCAGCATCAGCGCAACCTAATCCAGGGACCAGCACCAGCGGCCTAAACACGGCCCAAATTTCGCGCAGGCGGCCGTCCCTAAAGGGCGACAGCCGACAGGGGCACCATAGACTAAGCTACCGTCTCGCACTCTCGCTGCCTCGCATGGGTATGTGAGTTGACGACAGACAGTGGTACAGACAGCACAGCCAGTTTTATAGTAATGTTGTACCTTGCGTAGAGTGTGGAACTCCTGGATCCTGATAGGCATGAATGAGTGCAGCAATCactgggaagaagaagaagatgtataaatatggcatgtcATAGGCCAGATGGTTCAGACTACTTTGCCTGTTTCTAGTAGCTCCTGCCTTCCAACTGAGCTGAGGAGTAAAGGTGCAATTGCATTTCCTCTCTAGCTCTGAAGTGTCTCCATTCACATTCGACGACCTCTACGCATACAAATGAGGACTACTACTTCCTTGTCATTGGCCGCCGCCACCGTCTTCCTGCTTCTGTTGCTGACGATCACCATGGAGGTTGAAGCCATCCGGCTGGACGCCGAGAGCCGCGCGGCCGCCAACCAGCAGCAGCAAGTGAACGTTGCCAATGTAAGCGATCCTGCTTTTTTCTTCACCACTGTCTGATAATCTCTGGATCCAATGTTCTTGCATGATGCATTGGTCCGTCGTTTTGATGGAGCGGGTGCTGACCCTTTGTTCTTGTGACTCAGCAGAAACCAAGCCAGAACGACTTGACGCAAAAGGACGCGCACGGCGGCGAGAGGCCGACACCTGCAGGGGAGAGCGAGACGAAGAGGAGCGTCGCTGTCGCTGTCTCTGTCGCTGGGCAGGAGGTCGTCAAGGCAACGGCGCACAAGCTGCCTGAGTTCCACGAGGACTACTACGGCGCCAGCGTCCATGAACCTAGGCACCACTGAGCAACGCATGCAGCTGCAGCCTAGCCCCGCTGCTCGTAAAgccgcttgtgctgatttgtacagctgatttgttgggagagaaaaattaCTATACCATGGTTTATAAGCTGGCTTATAATGGCAGCCGAACACTCCCGAAGTAGTCTAGGTACTAGAGCTTAGTCATCAGCAGCAGTAGGCTGCCATAGTTACCTCAATTACTTTGATATGATGATCCTGAGTAGCGAGCTAgcagatagtttttttttttttttttttcatcccCTGGAAGGGAAATGTAACAGTTTTGATGCGCTAACTCTTCTTGGCAAAGCCAAAGCAATTCTCTCTTATATATACGCTCAGTGCCTGCCGTGGTGCCGTGGACGTGCGTTGGAATGGATGTCATGTGACCGAAGCTAGGTTTGTGCACTACTCGTGATACTGCAAAGAAGATGACATCGAACGTGATGTGATTAGTAGACTTGAACCATCGACTATCTCAGTGGTTTGAACATGGAGCAGACTTTCAGAGTTGCAGAAAGTCGCATGTACAAGGGCAGCTAGGAAACAACTGTGTCGAACGAGCAGCCCCAGCTAGTTGAACAGAGCAGAGCGAGGTAGAAGATACAACTGTAGCTAGGGAACAACAATCCAACAACTGCATAATAGACTCGTTCTTTTCTCTCTCCGTCTCAACAGATCCACTCCAAAAAAGAAAGTTATCCGGGAAATGTTTTGTGCCCTGGTTTCAGGTTCAAGGTGAACAGCTGACCTGTAATGTAATGTAACGTAAGGGCATGCGATGCGATGCAATTGGTCGGCAGCTGTAAATTGGCCCTAGCCCCTAGACCACGGTGGCGGCCACCGGCACCGGCGCGCACTGCAGAGTGCAGAGTGCAGACAGAGTGACAGACACAGACGCGGGCAAACGACGTCGCTGCGCGTGTGTGAGCAGGCAGTACCAACTCCAACAGTGGAAGCGGGCTTTGGGGCAGCTAGCCTGCGCGAGTGTGCTCAGTTCGGCACTGCAGGTGCCGGATAAGCTGCAGTGTTCTTCGCCGGGGCCCGGGGCTGTCCTTTCTGGCCGGCCGGACGGTGGATGCATGCATGGCTGGATGTGGATGGGTGGTGGAGTAGAGTATTCGGGGTGTTACTTTCACGTGCCCAATTATCAGCTCATGATTGGGTAATTGATCAAGCAGCTTATCATCTTTTTGGTTttgctattatattattatgAGCCGGCACAGCTAAGTGCTGTATAGGGGACGTACTCTCATGGCTATCTAATTTCACCACAAAACATGTAAGTAAGGAGGTTATAGATCGTCACCATTTAACGCGCATAGCAGAAGAAATTAGAGTAGTCCATATACTAGCTATTTTTGTTAGATCGATGTTAACACAATGAAGGATTACTCATGTATAGAAAATTGACAAATGATTAACTCATTTTTTTATTGATGGTTACTGTACGCATATGTTATGAGTTTAAAGTTGGAAGGCAAACTACACGTCCATTAATTTTTCATTCGTTTACTCTATCAACAACCGACGTCCATCTATGAGGGGTAagatcacaaagttagaaaattaAAGGAAAATCACCATTATAATATGCTTATAAGGGCAGCAAATACCAAATTCCCCAGATAAAAGATTTTCCTTCTCCGAAGGTGGGTGTTCAATCTCTGAATAGCAATGTGCACGTGATTGATGGTTAGCAATGTGAATAGCTAGCCCTTGTAGTTGGCGTGCTTGTAGCCAGTCCTCTCCTGTGCGGCCCATAAATTTCCTTGGCAAAGCCTGTCGGCCTGTCACGGCCCCCGGGCGGGCCGTGGCGCAGGCGACCGTGACGACCGCCCAGTCGCATAGGCCCGCCGCCCGCGCGGGCGAGGCCGACGGAGGCTCGCGCAGTTGCGCAGGTCCCCCTGTCCCCGTCCCCGACGTCGGCTCGCTGGTCGACGTCGTCGGCAGCGTCGAGTCGAGACGACGCTGTCTGCATCCACTGCAGATTTGTTCTGGCGGACGCCGCGAGTCGCTCTTCCCCCTTCCGGGGCGGGCGGGGCCCTATCGTCGACGTCTCCCACGTCGCTGCCAACGACGTCGATGCATTTCGTTGGTTCGGTATGTAGTCACGCACGCGGTGCACCTGCGGCAGCGTGCAACCACGGGCCACGGGTTTTAGGTTAGCTGCTCCCTCACTCCAGAAAAAAAAACGCTATTTACCTGGATCCGCCGCGGCGTCTCTGTCCGACACGCTGTGCTACGCTTACGTAGCAGATCCAGGATACGGACGGCGCTGCACGGGCCACGCCAGAGAGGCTACTATACTACCAGGTCCAGGTGCAGCAGACAGACCACATGGCGTTGTTCCTCTGCAGGTGCAGCTCAAGCTTGTCTTACTGCCTGCCGCCAGACCTGAGGCGTTCCCAACGGCATCTCAAATAGC encodes:
- the LOC136478275 gene encoding probable protein phosphatase 2C 27: MCVEGLDDAAGRLGIGDQEIDRRAGAAMERVCENTVSVEFKQTKLNNFVPFIRSGQWSDIGSRDYMEDAHVCISDLAKNFGYNSVDDEVISFYGVFDGHNGKDAAHYVRDNLPRVIVEDADFPLELEKVVKRSFVQTDSKFAEKFSHHKGLSSGTTALTAMIFGRSLLVANAGDCRAVLSRRGTAIEMSKDHRPCCINERKRVESLGGYVDDGYLNGQLAVTRALGDWHLEGMKEMGEPGGPLSAEPELKMVTLTKDDEFLIIGSDGIWDFFSSQNAVDFARRRLQDHNDLRLCCREIVDEAIRRGARDNLTAVMVSFHQDAPPQSRWNRTREGRVARSISAEGLHSLRVLLEGQ
- the LOC136478283 gene encoding uncharacterized protein encodes the protein MRTTTSLSLAAATVFLLLLLTITMEVEAIRLDAESRAAANQQQQVNVANKPSQNDLTQKDAHGGERPTPAGESETKRSVAVAVSVAGQEVVKATAHKLPEFHEDYYGASVHEPRHH